A DNA window from Jaculus jaculus isolate mJacJac1 chromosome 1, mJacJac1.mat.Y.cur, whole genome shotgun sequence contains the following coding sequences:
- the Fgf8 gene encoding fibroblast growth factor 8 isoform X4: MAEDGDPFAKLIVETDTFGSRVRVRGAETGLYICMNKKGKLIAKSNGKGKDCVFTEIVLENNYTALQNAKYEGWYMAFTRKGRPRKGSKTRQHQREVHFMKRLPRGHHTTEQSLRFEFLNYPPFTRSLRGSQRTWAPEPR; encoded by the exons CGAAGCTCATTGTGGAAACAGATACCTTTGGGAGCCGGGTTCGAGTTCGAGGAGCAGAGACAGGTCTCTACATCTGTATGAACAAGAAGGGGAAGCTGATTGCTAAG AGCAACGGTAAAGGCAAGGACTGCGTGTTCACGGAGATCGTGCTGGAGAACAACTACACGGCGCTGCAGAACGCCAAGTACGAGGGCTGGTACATGGCCTTCACGCGCAAGGGCCGGCCCCGCAAGGGCTCCAAGACGCGCCAGCACCAGCGCGAGGTGCACTTCATGAAGCGGCTGCCGCGGGGCCATCACACCACCGAGCAGAGCCTGCGCTTCGAGTTCCTCAACTACCCGCCCTTCACGCGCAGCCTGCGGGGCAGCCAGAGGACTTGGGCCCCGGAGCCCCGATAG